Proteins co-encoded in one Candidatus Eisenbacteria bacterium genomic window:
- a CDS encoding TolC family protein, protein MNRRCLSRVFAFSLGAAIACSPAAAGGPEPEAWTLARLLEEARGASRTIAAREREVDGAEAAAREITAASLPRLSFGGSYLHTTETMRLDLPSFGSFDPPEVRFGDGNTYDLKLDLSSPLFTGGTLFHQRRAGEAAARASRHVLAAEDLRLSREVRRAYFAALGAEARAEAARIAEARFHRHAEDVASAASAGMASEERRVQTLARLRQAEQARLRAEAEARIERINLGRLAGRLNEEIAPSGDLDASLVPVGLPEGTTVDARPELAALSDLAEQGARLERAAQGAYYPTLAAQAAFHHAKPGVDAIANEWVQYGTVGLTLSWPLWEWGARGERVRQARAAKEALEEERAELRKNLESALQAARVRAESAREEEARAAERVDLESRRVGFVRSRYREAAASESELLDALADLAAAEIDVVLAKAGVRLAEAEILYCVGY, encoded by the coding sequence ATGAACCGACGATGTCTCTCTCGTGTCTTCGCCTTCTCGCTCGGAGCGGCGATCGCGTGTTCGCCCGCCGCGGCGGGGGGGCCGGAGCCGGAAGCCTGGACCTTGGCGCGCTTGCTCGAGGAGGCGCGCGGCGCGTCCCGAACGATCGCCGCGAGGGAGCGCGAGGTCGACGGCGCGGAGGCGGCCGCGCGGGAGATCACCGCCGCGAGCCTCCCGCGGCTCTCGTTCGGGGGGAGCTATCTCCATACAACCGAGACCATGCGGCTCGACCTCCCGAGCTTCGGCTCGTTCGACCCGCCGGAAGTCCGCTTCGGCGACGGAAACACATACGACCTCAAGCTGGATCTCTCGTCGCCGCTTTTCACGGGAGGGACGCTGTTTCATCAGAGACGCGCCGGAGAGGCGGCTGCTCGGGCGTCGAGGCACGTTCTCGCAGCGGAGGATCTCCGTCTCTCGCGCGAAGTTCGGCGAGCCTACTTCGCCGCGCTCGGCGCCGAGGCGCGCGCGGAGGCGGCGCGAATCGCGGAAGCTCGCTTTCACCGCCACGCCGAGGATGTCGCGTCGGCGGCGAGCGCCGGGATGGCGTCGGAAGAGCGCCGCGTGCAGACGCTGGCCCGGCTTCGCCAGGCGGAGCAAGCGCGACTTCGCGCTGAGGCGGAGGCGCGCATCGAGCGGATCAACCTCGGGAGGCTCGCCGGTCGTCTGAACGAAGAGATCGCCCCTTCCGGAGACCTCGATGCTTCGCTCGTTCCCGTGGGGCTTCCCGAAGGGACGACGGTCGATGCCCGCCCCGAGCTCGCCGCTTTGTCGGATCTCGCGGAGCAGGGGGCGCGTCTCGAACGGGCCGCCCAAGGTGCCTACTATCCGACGCTCGCCGCACAGGCGGCTTTCCATCATGCGAAGCCGGGCGTCGACGCGATCGCGAACGAGTGGGTGCAGTACGGAACCGTCGGCCTCACCCTCTCCTGGCCGCTCTGGGAATGGGGAGCCCGCGGAGAGCGCGTTCGGCAGGCGCGCGCCGCCAAGGAGGCGCTCGAGGAAGAGCGGGCGGAGCTTCGGAAGAACCTCGAGAGCGCGCTTCAAGCGGCACGCGTTCGGGCCGAATCGGCGCGGGAAGAGGAGGCGCGCGCGGCGGAGCGGGTCGATCTCGAGAGCCGCCGCGTCGGCTTCGTGCGGTCGAGATACCGCGAGGCGGCCGCGAGCGAGAGCGAGCTTCTCGACGCGCTCGCCGACCTCGCTGCGGCGGAGATCGATGTCGTTCTCGCGAAGGCGGGCGTTCGCCTCGCGGAGGCGGAGATTCTTTATTGCGTAGGCTATTAA
- a CDS encoding ABC transporter ATP-binding protein — protein sequence MSESARGKGTSPERTARGFLNGPALAARDLTRRFGVFTAVDRISVEVARGEIFGFLGANGAGKTTAIRMFCGLLEPSGGEAWVDGLSIAADAETIKRRIGYMSQKFSLYDDLTVEENLRFSGGIYGLRREEVDERAARLFERLGLREARRRLTGSLPLGYKQRLALGAAALHEPRVLFLDEPTGGVDPVARREFWDLIYETADSGTTIFVTTHYMDEAEYCTRVSIMVEGRIVALGSPKELKEKAGVSTMEEVFLEAVRR from the coding sequence ATGAGCGAATCGGCAAGAGGGAAGGGGACGTCCCCGGAAAGAACGGCGCGCGGGTTCCTGAACGGACCCGCGCTCGCCGCCCGCGATCTCACGCGCCGCTTCGGAGTGTTCACCGCGGTCGATCGGATCTCGGTCGAGGTCGCGCGCGGGGAGATCTTCGGGTTTCTCGGGGCGAACGGCGCCGGAAAGACGACCGCCATCCGAATGTTCTGCGGACTCCTCGAACCGTCCGGTGGAGAAGCTTGGGTTGACGGTCTTTCGATCGCGGCCGACGCGGAGACGATCAAGCGGCGCATCGGCTACATGAGCCAGAAGTTCAGTCTGTACGACGATCTCACGGTGGAAGAGAACCTGCGGTTCAGCGGCGGCATCTACGGATTGCGGAGAGAGGAAGTCGACGAGCGTGCGGCCCGCTTGTTCGAACGACTCGGTCTCCGGGAGGCGAGACGGCGTCTCACGGGTTCGCTCCCGCTCGGCTACAAGCAACGGCTCGCGCTCGGCGCAGCCGCGCTCCACGAGCCGCGCGTCCTCTTTCTCGACGAGCCGACCGGCGGCGTCGATCCGGTCGCGCGCCGCGAGTTCTGGGATCTGATCTACGAGACGGCCGATTCGGGGACCACGATCTTCGTCACGACGCATTACATGGACGAGGCGGAATACTGCACGCGCGTCTCGATCATGGTGGAGGGGAGGATCGTCGCGCTCGGCTCGCCGAAGGAGCTCAAGGAGAAGGCGGGCGTCTCCACGATGGAGGAGGTCTTTCTCGAGGCGGTGCGGCGATGA
- a CDS encoding ABC transporter permease — translation MKRALSIARKETDHILRDRRSLAVAIVMPIAMLLLYGYGISTELRDLPVGILDEDRSPASRDLVERMISSGFIVDAGRLDSRDAIEPGFRKGKWRAVLTIGAGFSDSLIRESVGRVQVLVDGSDATTAATVDNYLKAVLALAGAPPGESGRSFQNLPIAGRTRILFNPELESANFIVPGLAAIILVMIGALLTSIAIARERETGTMEQILTTPVGPREIIVGKVLPYLVIAYLDAALVVGAGHLVFGVPMNGSWIALAAYSLLYLLVALSLGLLISSLAHTQRVAMMAALTATLLPTLLLSGFVFPRSSMPAPLQWIGQIVPATYYLTVIRGIMLKGRTWFPVEGAVLAGMAVLILGAAAARFRTRLE, via the coding sequence ATGAAACGCGCTCTCTCCATCGCGCGCAAGGAAACGGACCATATCCTTCGCGATCGGCGGAGCCTCGCGGTCGCGATCGTGATGCCGATCGCGATGCTTCTCCTTTATGGGTACGGGATCAGCACGGAGCTTCGCGATCTCCCGGTCGGGATCCTCGACGAGGACCGCTCGCCGGCGAGCCGCGATCTCGTGGAACGGATGATCTCGAGCGGCTTCATCGTGGACGCCGGAAGGCTCGACTCGCGCGATGCGATCGAGCCCGGCTTCCGCAAGGGAAAGTGGCGCGCCGTCCTCACCATCGGCGCGGGATTCTCGGATTCCTTGATCCGTGAATCGGTCGGACGCGTTCAGGTCCTCGTCGACGGATCGGACGCGACGACCGCCGCGACGGTGGATAACTACCTGAAAGCGGTCCTCGCGCTCGCGGGGGCTCCGCCGGGGGAGTCGGGGAGGAGTTTCCAGAACCTCCCAATCGCCGGGCGCACGCGGATCCTCTTCAATCCGGAGCTCGAGAGCGCGAACTTCATCGTACCGGGTCTCGCGGCGATCATCCTCGTCATGATCGGAGCGCTTCTCACGAGCATCGCGATCGCGAGAGAAAGGGAGACGGGAACGATGGAGCAGATTCTGACGACGCCGGTCGGCCCGCGCGAGATCATCGTCGGCAAGGTGCTCCCCTACCTCGTAATCGCCTATCTCGACGCGGCGCTCGTGGTCGGAGCGGGGCACCTCGTGTTCGGAGTTCCGATGAACGGCTCGTGGATCGCGCTCGCCGCGTACAGTCTGCTCTATCTTCTTGTCGCGCTCTCTCTCGGGCTTCTCATCTCATCGCTCGCCCACACACAAAGGGTCGCGATGATGGCCGCGCTCACAGCGACGCTTCTCCCCACGCTCCTTCTCTCGGGGTTCGTCTTCCCGCGGAGTAGCATGCCCGCACCGCTCCAGTGGATCGGACAGATCGTCCCCGCGACCTACTACCTCACGGTGATCCGCGGCATCATGTTGAAGGGGAGAACCTGGTTCCCGGTCGAGGGGGCCGTGCTGGCGGGCATGGCCGTTCTCATTCTCGGCGCGGCCGCTGCGCGCTTTCGAACGAGGCTCGAATGA
- a CDS encoding S9 family peptidase, giving the protein MSSTGRGRRSTGAPLLLGAYGSYGISQRPGFRATRIVWTEQGGISATACVRGGGEYGDEWHRAANREKKRRSMEDLASAARFLAEEGFTSPDRLALEGGSAGGLLVYGTIALHPDVAAVVVSHVGIADAIRSEFSPNGEFNITEFGTVKNETEFLGMLDYSPLHRIQDGVPYPAVLSLTGINDPRVEPWQPFKMTARLQAAGSPSPVLLRVSMKSGHGGGSLSQREERAVDVYCFLFDRLGVEVRPIAH; this is encoded by the coding sequence ATCTCGTCTACCGGAAGAGGACGCCGCTCGACGGGAGCGCCTCTTCTTCTCGGCGCGTACGGAAGCTACGGGATCAGCCAGAGGCCCGGTTTCCGAGCGACTCGCATCGTTTGGACCGAACAGGGAGGAATCAGCGCGACCGCGTGCGTTCGCGGCGGCGGCGAGTACGGAGACGAATGGCACCGCGCCGCCAACCGGGAGAAGAAGAGACGCTCGATGGAGGACCTCGCATCCGCGGCGCGCTTCCTCGCGGAAGAGGGATTCACATCGCCGGACCGCCTCGCCCTCGAAGGGGGGAGCGCCGGCGGTCTTCTCGTCTACGGAACGATCGCGCTCCATCCGGACGTCGCCGCCGTCGTCGTTTCCCACGTCGGCATCGCGGACGCGATCCGTTCGGAGTTCTCTCCGAACGGCGAGTTCAACATCACCGAGTTCGGGACCGTGAAGAACGAGACCGAGTTTCTCGGGATGCTCGACTACTCGCCGCTTCACCGAATCCAGGACGGCGTCCCGTACCCGGCCGTTCTCTCGCTCACGGGGATCAACGATCCGCGCGTGGAGCCGTGGCAGCCCTTCAAGATGACCGCGCGTCTCCAGGCCGCCGGAAGTCCGAGCCCGGTTCTCCTTCGCGTCTCGATGAAGTCCGGGCATGGAGGAGGGTCGCTTTCGCAGAGGGAGGAGAGGGCGGTCGACGTCTACTGTTTTCTCTTCGATCGTCTCGGCGTCGAGGTTCGACCGATCGCGCATTAG
- a CDS encoding efflux RND transporter periplasmic adaptor subunit: protein MRMATGRKVERRARWIGTVLSIPLALAAWSAAGCSREEAGPNPSGTLEAAEIDIAPSMTGKALEVRADLGDRVAAGDTLVVLDTELLVLQRAEAEANRRSLMAQRSAAEEDRKQAERALALAEKTLGRLRALLADGTATEQQVDDAEAKRDQIVNQREAARHRVAMFDAEMEKLAASLAVFDRQIRDGVLLSPENGVVLVRALEPGEIALPNRPALRIADLSRLDLRVYLEAEDLGRVRIGEKVPVLVDALGGKEVEGKVVWVSPEAEFTPKNVQTRNARAQLVYAVKIEVENADGILAIGMPAEARLARERPAGNAR from the coding sequence ATGAGGATGGCGACGGGACGAAAGGTCGAACGGCGCGCGAGGTGGATCGGAACGGTTCTTTCGATTCCGCTCGCCCTCGCGGCGTGGTCGGCGGCCGGATGCAGCCGCGAGGAGGCCGGCCCGAACCCGTCGGGGACGCTGGAAGCGGCGGAGATCGACATCGCTCCCTCGATGACGGGGAAGGCGCTCGAGGTCCGCGCGGACCTGGGCGACCGCGTGGCCGCGGGGGACACGCTCGTCGTGCTCGATACGGAGCTTCTCGTTCTTCAGCGCGCAGAGGCCGAGGCGAACAGAAGGAGTCTCATGGCGCAGAGAAGCGCGGCAGAGGAAGACCGGAAGCAGGCGGAGCGGGCGCTCGCGCTCGCCGAGAAGACGCTCGGACGTCTTCGCGCGCTCCTTGCCGATGGGACCGCGACCGAGCAGCAAGTGGACGACGCCGAGGCGAAGCGCGACCAGATCGTGAACCAAAGAGAAGCGGCCCGGCACCGGGTCGCGATGTTCGACGCGGAGATGGAGAAGCTCGCCGCCTCACTCGCCGTCTTCGATCGCCAGATTCGGGACGGCGTTCTTCTCTCTCCGGAAAACGGTGTCGTGCTTGTTCGCGCGCTGGAACCGGGAGAGATCGCGCTGCCGAACCGTCCGGCGCTTCGCATCGCCGATCTTTCACGTCTCGATCTTCGCGTCTACCTCGAGGCGGAAGATTTGGGCCGCGTGCGGATCGGGGAGAAGGTCCCGGTCCTCGTCGACGCGCTCGGCGGGAAGGAAGTCGAAGGGAAGGTGGTTTGGGTGAGCCCGGAGGCGGAGTTCACGCCGAAGAACGTGCAGACGCGCAACGCGCGCGCGCAGCTCGTGTACGCAGTGAAGATCGAGGTGGAAAACGCGGACGGCATCCTCGCCATCGGCATGCCGGCCGAGGCGAGGCTTGCGCGCGAGCGGCCGGCGGGGAACGCCCGATGA
- a CDS encoding ABC transporter ATP-binding protein has product MNDHGAPIRVEGLRKSYRETSALDEVSLEVGEGEMVGLIGPDGAGKTTLMRILCGLLVPDSGSATVMGFDCAREGRRVKEHLGYMPQRFSLYPDLTVAENIRFFADLFGVEAAERKTREERLMEFSGLGPFRKRRAGDLSGGMKQKLALSCTLIHTPEVLVLDEPTTGVDVVSRAEFWEILDGLAREGIALLVSTPYMDEAARFRRVVLLHRGRVIAEGAPREVARRSGRRLLEIRGPDTVRAWRLLREEGPPGIEALRFGDRVHVAHESDEEELSVRRALADHEVGIERASPGIEDAFVALMGGKEPGTA; this is encoded by the coding sequence ATGAACGATCACGGAGCGCCGATTCGGGTCGAGGGCCTCCGGAAGTCGTATCGGGAGACGTCCGCCCTCGACGAGGTTTCGCTCGAGGTCGGCGAGGGGGAGATGGTCGGGCTGATTGGCCCGGACGGCGCGGGGAAGACGACGCTGATGCGAATCCTCTGCGGGCTTCTCGTGCCGGACTCGGGCTCGGCGACGGTGATGGGTTTCGATTGCGCGCGCGAGGGTCGGCGAGTGAAGGAACATCTCGGCTACATGCCGCAACGTTTCAGCCTCTATCCGGATCTTACCGTCGCCGAGAACATCCGGTTCTTCGCCGATCTCTTCGGTGTCGAGGCCGCCGAACGGAAGACACGGGAAGAACGGCTAATGGAGTTCAGCGGTCTCGGTCCGTTTCGGAAACGGCGCGCGGGGGATCTTTCCGGCGGGATGAAGCAGAAGCTCGCTCTTTCGTGCACACTCATTCACACCCCGGAGGTGCTCGTGCTCGACGAGCCGACGACCGGCGTCGATGTGGTGAGCCGGGCCGAGTTCTGGGAGATTCTCGACGGTCTCGCGCGAGAGGGGATCGCGCTCCTCGTGAGCACTCCGTACATGGACGAAGCCGCGCGCTTCCGGCGCGTCGTGCTTCTCCACCGCGGGCGAGTGATCGCCGAAGGAGCTCCGCGGGAGGTGGCGCGCCGCTCCGGAAGAAGGCTCTTGGAGATCCGGGGACCCGACACGGTGCGCGCGTGGCGTCTTCTTCGCGAAGAAGGTCCGCCGGGAATCGAGGCGCTTCGCTTCGGAGACCGCGTGCATGTCGCGCACGAGTCGGACGAGGAAGAACTCTCCGTTCGGCGCGCGCTCGCCGATCACGAAGTCGGCATCGAGCGCGCGTCGCCCGGCATCGAGGATGCCTTCGTCGCACTCATGGGAGGCAAGGAGCCCGGGACGGCATGA
- a CDS encoding ABC transporter permease, producing MTRPAFLRPVAHLVRKEFLQVFRDPALLRMILLLPVVQLFVFGYAANTDLKNVRLSVLDESRSRESRRLVEAFYQSSVFIPGPEPSRPDEIEKLLAEGKAEIGIRIPAGYARDLDEGKQAIVGVLVDGVNSSSAGRAQGYAEQILLREAARVAEADRGSAAPVEGRSRIEGETRFFYNPELESRYYMVPGIVVLIITIISSMLTGVAVVRERETGTLEQLLVSPLSPAQLIAGKTIPFAILAFADLAFAATIAVLWFRIPLEGSVLLLAFVALLFLLVTLGGGLLASTVSATQQQAMFTLWFFLVFGILLSGFFYPIENMPRAIQYLTYLNPLRYMMSMVRGIFLRGAALPDVWPDLWRLSLIGIAMFSLAVLRFRKRAR from the coding sequence ATGACGAGACCGGCGTTCCTTCGCCCCGTCGCGCATCTCGTTCGGAAGGAGTTTCTTCAAGTATTCCGCGATCCGGCTCTTCTTCGCATGATTCTCCTCCTTCCGGTCGTTCAGCTCTTCGTGTTCGGCTACGCGGCGAACACCGATCTCAAGAACGTGCGTCTTTCGGTTCTCGACGAGAGCCGGAGCCGCGAGAGTAGGCGTCTCGTCGAGGCCTTCTACCAATCGAGCGTGTTCATTCCGGGTCCCGAGCCGTCCCGGCCGGACGAGATCGAGAAGCTGCTCGCCGAGGGAAAGGCGGAGATCGGGATTCGCATCCCGGCCGGATACGCGAGAGATCTCGACGAAGGCAAGCAAGCGATCGTCGGCGTTCTCGTGGACGGTGTGAACAGCAGTTCCGCCGGCCGCGCGCAAGGCTACGCGGAGCAGATCTTGCTCCGCGAGGCCGCCCGTGTCGCCGAGGCCGATCGCGGATCCGCCGCGCCGGTCGAGGGACGCTCCCGCATCGAGGGGGAGACTCGCTTCTTCTACAACCCCGAGCTCGAGAGCCGGTACTACATGGTTCCCGGGATCGTCGTTCTCATCATCACGATCATCTCGTCGATGCTCACCGGAGTCGCCGTCGTTCGAGAAAGGGAGACGGGAACGCTCGAACAGCTTCTCGTGAGCCCTCTCTCCCCCGCCCAGCTGATCGCGGGGAAGACGATCCCTTTCGCGATCCTCGCGTTCGCCGATCTCGCTTTCGCCGCGACGATCGCCGTGCTATGGTTTCGCATCCCCCTCGAGGGGTCGGTGCTTCTTCTCGCGTTCGTCGCGCTTCTCTTTCTTCTCGTTACGTTGGGCGGCGGCCTTCTCGCCTCCACCGTTTCGGCGACGCAGCAGCAGGCGATGTTCACGCTCTGGTTCTTTCTCGTTTTCGGAATTCTGCTCTCCGGGTTCTTCTACCCGATCGAGAACATGCCGCGCGCGATTCAATACCTGACGTACTTGAACCCGCTCCGCTACATGATGAGCATGGTGCGCGGGATTTTTCTACGCGGGGCGGCGCTTCCGGACGTTTGGCCCGATCTTTGGAGACTCTCTCTGATCGGGATCGCGATGTTCTCCCTCGCCGTTCTCCGGTTTCGCAAACGCGCCCGCTGA